A region of Homo sapiens chromosome 17, GRCh38.p14 Primary Assembly DNA encodes the following proteins:
- the GIT1 gene encoding ARF GTPase-activating protein GIT1 isoform X1 — MSRKGPRAEVCADCSAPDPGWASISRGVLVCDECCSVHRSLGRHISIVKHLRHSAWPPTLLQMVHTLASNGANSIWEHSLLDPAQVQSGRRKANPQDKVHPIKSEFIRAKYQMLAFVHKLPCRDDDGVTAKDLSKQLHSSVRTGNLETCLRLLSLGAQANFFHPEKGTTPLHVAAKAGQTLQAELLVVYGADPGSPDVNGRTPIDYARQAGHHELAERLVECQYELTDRLAFYLCGRKPDHKNGHYIIPQMADRSRQKCMSQSLDLSELAKAAKKKLQALSNRLFEELAMDVYDEVDRRENDAVWLATQNHSTLVTERSAVPFLPVNPEYSATRNQGRQKLARFNAREFATLIIDILSEAKRRQQGKSLSSPTDNLELSLRSQSDLDDQHDYDSVASDEDTDQEPLRSTGATRSNRARSMDSSDLSDGAVTLQEYLELKKALATSEAKVQQLMKVNSSLSDELRRLQREIHKLQAENLQLRQPPGPVPTPPLPSERAEHTPMAPGGSTHRRDRQAFSMYEPGSALKPFGGPPGDELTTRLQPFHSTELEDDAIYSVHVPAGLYRIRKGVSASAVPFTPSSPLLSCSQEGSRHTSKLSRHGSGADSDYENTQSGDPLLGLEGKRFLELGKEEDFHPELESLDGDLDPGLPSTEDVILKTEQVTKNIQELLRAAQEFKHDSFVPCSEKIHLAVTEMASLFPKPHSCPLQRPALEPVRSSLRLLNASAYRLQSECRKTVPPEPGAPVDFQLLTQQVIQCAYDIAKAAKQLVTITTREKKQ; from the exons ACACGCTTGCCAGCAACGGGGCCAACTCCATCTGGGAGCACTCCCTGCTGGACCCCGCACAAGTGCAGAGCGGCCGGCGTAAAGCCAACCCCCAAGACAAAGTCCA CCCCATCAAGTCAGAGTTCATCAGGGCCAAGTACCAGATGCTGGCATTTGTGCACAAGCTTCCCTGCCGGGACGATGATGGAGTCACCGCCAAAGACCTCAGCAAG CAACTACACTCGAGCGTGCGGACAGGCAACCTGGAGACATGTCTGCGCCTGCTCTCCCTGGGTGCCCAGGCCAACTTCTTCCACCCAGAGAAGGGCACCACACCTCTGCACGTGGCTGCCAAGGCAGGACAGACACTGCAGGCCGAGCTGCTTGTAGTGTATGGGGCTGACCCTGGCTCCCCTGATGTTAATGGCCGCACACCCATTGACTATGCCAG GCAGGCGGGGCACCATGAGCTGGCGGAAAGGCTGGTTGAGTGCCAATATGAGCTCACTGACCGGCTGGCCTTCTACCTCTGTGGACGCAAGCCGG atCACAAGAATGGGCATTACATCATCCCACAGATGGCTGACAG ATCTCGGCAAAAGTGCATGTCTCAGAG CCTTGACTTATCCGAATTGGCCAAAGCTGCTAAGAAGAAGCTGCAGGCG CTCAGCAACCGGCTTTTTGAGGAACTCGCCATGGACGTGTATGACGAGGTGGATCGAAGAGAAAATGATGCAG TGTGGCTGGCTACCCAAAACCACAGCACTCTGGTGACAGAGCGCAGTGCCGTGCCCTTCCTGCCTGTTAACCCGGAATACTCAGCCACGCGGAATCAG GGGCGACAAAAGCTGGCCCGCTTTAATGCCCGAGAGTTTGCCACCTTGATCATCGACATTCTCAGTGAGGCCAAGCGGAGACAGCAGGGCAAGAGCCTGAGCAGCCCCACAG ACAACCTCGAGCTGTCTCTGCGGAGCCAGAGTGACCTCGACGACCAACACGACTACGACAGCGTGGCCTCTGACGAGGACACAGACCAGGAGCCCCTGCGCAGCACCGGCGCCACTCGGAGCAACCGGGCCCGG AGCATGGACTCCTCGGACTTGTCTGACGGGGCTGTGACGCTGCAGGAGTACCTGGAGCTGAAGAAGGCCCTGGCTACATCGGAGGCaaaggtgcagcagctcatgaaGGTCAACAGTAGCCTGAGCGACGAGCTCCGGAGGCTGCAGCGAGAG ATCCACAAGCTGCAGGCGGAGAACCTGCAGCTCCGGCAGCCTCCAGGGCCGGTGCCCACACCTCCACTCCCCAGTGAACGGGCGGAACACACACCCATGGCGCCAGGCGGGAGCACACACCGCAGGGATCGCCAGGCCTTTTCCATGTATGAACCTGGCTCTGCCCTGAAGCCCTTTGGGGGCCCCCCTGGGGACGAGCTCACTACGCGGCTGCAGCCTTTCCACAGCACT GAGCTAGAGGACGACGCCATCTATTCAGTGCACGTCCCTGCTGGCCTTTACCGG ATCCGGAAAGGGGTGTCTGCCTCAGCTGTGCCCTTCACTCCCTCCTCCCCGCTGCTGTCCTGCTCCCAGGAGGGAAGCCGCCACACG AGCAAGCTTTCCCGCCACGGCAGTGGAGCCGACAGTGACTATGAGAACACGCAAAGTGGGGACCCACTGCTGGG GCTGGAAGGGAAGAGGTTTCTAGAGCTGGGCAAAGAGGAAGACTTCCACCCAGAGCTGGAAAGCCTGGATGGAGACCTAGATCCTGGGCTTCCCAGCACAGAGGATGTCATCTTGAAGACAGAGCAGGTCACCAAGAACATTCAGGAACTGTTGCgggcagcccaggagttcaagcatGACAG CTTCGTGCCCTGCTCAGAGAAGATCCATTTGGCTGTGACCGAGATGGCCTCCCTCTTCCCAAAG CCTCACTCCTGCCCCCTCCAGAGGCCAGCCCTGGAGCCAGTGCGGAGCTCACTGCGGCTGCTCAACGCCAGCGCCTACCGGCTGCAGAGTGAGTGCCGGAAGACAGTGCCCCCAGAGCCCGGCGCCCCAGTGGACTTCCAGCTGCTGACTCAGCAGGTGATCCAGTGCGCCTATGACATCGCCAAGGCTGCCAAGCAGCTGGTCACCATCACCACCCGAGAGAAGAAGCAGTGA
- the GIT1 gene encoding ARF GTPase-activating protein GIT1 isoform X3 yields the protein MVHTLASNGANSIWEHSLLDPAQVQSGRRKANPQDKVHPIKSEFIRAKYQMLAFVHKLPCRDDDGVTAKDLSKQLHSSVRTGNLETCLRLLSLGAQANFFHPEKGTTPLHVAAKAGQTLQAELLVVYGADPGSPDVNGRTPIDYARQAGHHELAERLVECQYELTDRLAFYLCGRKPDHKNGHYIIPQMADSLDLSELAKAAKKKLQALSNRLFEELAMDVYDEVDRRENDAVWLATQNHSTLVTERSAVPFLPVNPEYSATRNQGRQKLARFNAREFATLIIDILSEAKRRQQGKSLSSPTDNLELSLRSQSDLDDQHDYDSVASDEDTDQEPLRSTGATRSNRARSMDSSDLSDGAVTLQEYLELKKALATSEAKVQQLMKVNSSLSDELRRLQREIHKLQAENLQLRQPPGPVPTPPLPSERAEHTPMAPGGSTHRRDRQAFSMYEPGSALKPFGGPPGDELTTRLQPFHSTELEDDAIYSVHVPAGLYRIRKGVSASAVPFTPSSPLLSCSQEGSRHTSKLSRHGSGADSDYENTQSGDPLLGLEGKRFLELGKEEDFHPELESLDGDLDPGLPSTEDVILKTEQVTKNIQELLRAAQEFKHDSFVPCSEKIHLAVTEMASLFPKRPALEPVRSSLRLLNASAYRLQSECRKTVPPEPGAPVDFQLLTQQVIQCAYDIAKAAKQLVTITTREKKQ from the exons ACACGCTTGCCAGCAACGGGGCCAACTCCATCTGGGAGCACTCCCTGCTGGACCCCGCACAAGTGCAGAGCGGCCGGCGTAAAGCCAACCCCCAAGACAAAGTCCA CCCCATCAAGTCAGAGTTCATCAGGGCCAAGTACCAGATGCTGGCATTTGTGCACAAGCTTCCCTGCCGGGACGATGATGGAGTCACCGCCAAAGACCTCAGCAAG CAACTACACTCGAGCGTGCGGACAGGCAACCTGGAGACATGTCTGCGCCTGCTCTCCCTGGGTGCCCAGGCCAACTTCTTCCACCCAGAGAAGGGCACCACACCTCTGCACGTGGCTGCCAAGGCAGGACAGACACTGCAGGCCGAGCTGCTTGTAGTGTATGGGGCTGACCCTGGCTCCCCTGATGTTAATGGCCGCACACCCATTGACTATGCCAG GCAGGCGGGGCACCATGAGCTGGCGGAAAGGCTGGTTGAGTGCCAATATGAGCTCACTGACCGGCTGGCCTTCTACCTCTGTGGACGCAAGCCGG atCACAAGAATGGGCATTACATCATCCCACAGATGGCTGACAG CCTTGACTTATCCGAATTGGCCAAAGCTGCTAAGAAGAAGCTGCAGGCG CTCAGCAACCGGCTTTTTGAGGAACTCGCCATGGACGTGTATGACGAGGTGGATCGAAGAGAAAATGATGCAG TGTGGCTGGCTACCCAAAACCACAGCACTCTGGTGACAGAGCGCAGTGCCGTGCCCTTCCTGCCTGTTAACCCGGAATACTCAGCCACGCGGAATCAG GGGCGACAAAAGCTGGCCCGCTTTAATGCCCGAGAGTTTGCCACCTTGATCATCGACATTCTCAGTGAGGCCAAGCGGAGACAGCAGGGCAAGAGCCTGAGCAGCCCCACAG ACAACCTCGAGCTGTCTCTGCGGAGCCAGAGTGACCTCGACGACCAACACGACTACGACAGCGTGGCCTCTGACGAGGACACAGACCAGGAGCCCCTGCGCAGCACCGGCGCCACTCGGAGCAACCGGGCCCGG AGCATGGACTCCTCGGACTTGTCTGACGGGGCTGTGACGCTGCAGGAGTACCTGGAGCTGAAGAAGGCCCTGGCTACATCGGAGGCaaaggtgcagcagctcatgaaGGTCAACAGTAGCCTGAGCGACGAGCTCCGGAGGCTGCAGCGAGAG ATCCACAAGCTGCAGGCGGAGAACCTGCAGCTCCGGCAGCCTCCAGGGCCGGTGCCCACACCTCCACTCCCCAGTGAACGGGCGGAACACACACCCATGGCGCCAGGCGGGAGCACACACCGCAGGGATCGCCAGGCCTTTTCCATGTATGAACCTGGCTCTGCCCTGAAGCCCTTTGGGGGCCCCCCTGGGGACGAGCTCACTACGCGGCTGCAGCCTTTCCACAGCACT GAGCTAGAGGACGACGCCATCTATTCAGTGCACGTCCCTGCTGGCCTTTACCGG ATCCGGAAAGGGGTGTCTGCCTCAGCTGTGCCCTTCACTCCCTCCTCCCCGCTGCTGTCCTGCTCCCAGGAGGGAAGCCGCCACACG AGCAAGCTTTCCCGCCACGGCAGTGGAGCCGACAGTGACTATGAGAACACGCAAAGTGGGGACCCACTGCTGGG GCTGGAAGGGAAGAGGTTTCTAGAGCTGGGCAAAGAGGAAGACTTCCACCCAGAGCTGGAAAGCCTGGATGGAGACCTAGATCCTGGGCTTCCCAGCACAGAGGATGTCATCTTGAAGACAGAGCAGGTCACCAAGAACATTCAGGAACTGTTGCgggcagcccaggagttcaagcatGACAG CTTCGTGCCCTGCTCAGAGAAGATCCATTTGGCTGTGACCGAGATGGCCTCCCTCTTCCCAAAG AGGCCAGCCCTGGAGCCAGTGCGGAGCTCACTGCGGCTGCTCAACGCCAGCGCCTACCGGCTGCAGAGTGAGTGCCGGAAGACAGTGCCCCCAGAGCCCGGCGCCCCAGTGGACTTCCAGCTGCTGACTCAGCAGGTGATCCAGTGCGCCTATGACATCGCCAAGGCTGCCAAGCAGCTGGTCACCATCACCACCCGAGAGAAGAAGCAGTGA
- the GIT1 gene encoding ARF GTPase-activating protein GIT1 isoform 2 (isoform 2 is encoded by transcript variant 2) produces the protein MSRKGPRAEVCADCSAPDPGWASISRGVLVCDECCSVHRSLGRHISIVKHLRHSAWPPTLLQMVHTLASNGANSIWEHSLLDPAQVQSGRRKANPQDKVHPIKSEFIRAKYQMLAFVHKLPCRDDDGVTAKDLSKQLHSSVRTGNLETCLRLLSLGAQANFFHPEKGTTPLHVAAKAGQTLQAELLVVYGADPGSPDVNGRTPIDYARQAGHHELAERLVECQYELTDRLAFYLCGRKPDHKNGHYIIPQMADSLDLSELAKAAKKKLQALSNRLFEELAMDVYDEVDRRENDAVWLATQNHSTLVTERSAVPFLPVNPEYSATRNQGRQKLARFNAREFATLIIDILSEAKRRQQGKSLSSPTDNLELSLRSQSDLDDQHDYDSVASDEDTDQEPLRSTGATRSNRARSMDSSDLSDGAVTLQEYLELKKALATSEAKVQQLMKVNSSLSDELRRLQREIHKLQAENLQLRQPPGPVPTPPLPSERAEHTPMAPGGSTHRRDRQAFSMYEPGSALKPFGGPPGDELTTRLQPFHSTELEDDAIYSVHVPAGLYRIRKGVSASAVPFTPSSPLLSCSQEGSRHTSKLSRHGSGADSDYENTQSGDPLLGLEGKRFLELGKEEDFHPELESLDGDLDPGLPSTEDVILKTEQVTKNIQELLRAAQEFKHDSFVPCSEKIHLAVTEMASLFPKRPALEPVRSSLRLLNASAYRLQSECRKTVPPEPGAPVDFQLLTQQVIQCAYDIAKAAKQLVTITTREKKQ, from the exons ACACGCTTGCCAGCAACGGGGCCAACTCCATCTGGGAGCACTCCCTGCTGGACCCCGCACAAGTGCAGAGCGGCCGGCGTAAAGCCAACCCCCAAGACAAAGTCCA CCCCATCAAGTCAGAGTTCATCAGGGCCAAGTACCAGATGCTGGCATTTGTGCACAAGCTTCCCTGCCGGGACGATGATGGAGTCACCGCCAAAGACCTCAGCAAG CAACTACACTCGAGCGTGCGGACAGGCAACCTGGAGACATGTCTGCGCCTGCTCTCCCTGGGTGCCCAGGCCAACTTCTTCCACCCAGAGAAGGGCACCACACCTCTGCACGTGGCTGCCAAGGCAGGACAGACACTGCAGGCCGAGCTGCTTGTAGTGTATGGGGCTGACCCTGGCTCCCCTGATGTTAATGGCCGCACACCCATTGACTATGCCAG GCAGGCGGGGCACCATGAGCTGGCGGAAAGGCTGGTTGAGTGCCAATATGAGCTCACTGACCGGCTGGCCTTCTACCTCTGTGGACGCAAGCCGG atCACAAGAATGGGCATTACATCATCCCACAGATGGCTGACAG CCTTGACTTATCCGAATTGGCCAAAGCTGCTAAGAAGAAGCTGCAGGCG CTCAGCAACCGGCTTTTTGAGGAACTCGCCATGGACGTGTATGACGAGGTGGATCGAAGAGAAAATGATGCAG TGTGGCTGGCTACCCAAAACCACAGCACTCTGGTGACAGAGCGCAGTGCCGTGCCCTTCCTGCCTGTTAACCCGGAATACTCAGCCACGCGGAATCAG GGGCGACAAAAGCTGGCCCGCTTTAATGCCCGAGAGTTTGCCACCTTGATCATCGACATTCTCAGTGAGGCCAAGCGGAGACAGCAGGGCAAGAGCCTGAGCAGCCCCACAG ACAACCTCGAGCTGTCTCTGCGGAGCCAGAGTGACCTCGACGACCAACACGACTACGACAGCGTGGCCTCTGACGAGGACACAGACCAGGAGCCCCTGCGCAGCACCGGCGCCACTCGGAGCAACCGGGCCCGG AGCATGGACTCCTCGGACTTGTCTGACGGGGCTGTGACGCTGCAGGAGTACCTGGAGCTGAAGAAGGCCCTGGCTACATCGGAGGCaaaggtgcagcagctcatgaaGGTCAACAGTAGCCTGAGCGACGAGCTCCGGAGGCTGCAGCGAGAG ATCCACAAGCTGCAGGCGGAGAACCTGCAGCTCCGGCAGCCTCCAGGGCCGGTGCCCACACCTCCACTCCCCAGTGAACGGGCGGAACACACACCCATGGCGCCAGGCGGGAGCACACACCGCAGGGATCGCCAGGCCTTTTCCATGTATGAACCTGGCTCTGCCCTGAAGCCCTTTGGGGGCCCCCCTGGGGACGAGCTCACTACGCGGCTGCAGCCTTTCCACAGCACT GAGCTAGAGGACGACGCCATCTATTCAGTGCACGTCCCTGCTGGCCTTTACCGG ATCCGGAAAGGGGTGTCTGCCTCAGCTGTGCCCTTCACTCCCTCCTCCCCGCTGCTGTCCTGCTCCCAGGAGGGAAGCCGCCACACG AGCAAGCTTTCCCGCCACGGCAGTGGAGCCGACAGTGACTATGAGAACACGCAAAGTGGGGACCCACTGCTGGG GCTGGAAGGGAAGAGGTTTCTAGAGCTGGGCAAAGAGGAAGACTTCCACCCAGAGCTGGAAAGCCTGGATGGAGACCTAGATCCTGGGCTTCCCAGCACAGAGGATGTCATCTTGAAGACAGAGCAGGTCACCAAGAACATTCAGGAACTGTTGCgggcagcccaggagttcaagcatGACAG CTTCGTGCCCTGCTCAGAGAAGATCCATTTGGCTGTGACCGAGATGGCCTCCCTCTTCCCAAAG AGGCCAGCCCTGGAGCCAGTGCGGAGCTCACTGCGGCTGCTCAACGCCAGCGCCTACCGGCTGCAGAGTGAGTGCCGGAAGACAGTGCCCCCAGAGCCCGGCGCCCCAGTGGACTTCCAGCTGCTGACTCAGCAGGTGATCCAGTGCGCCTATGACATCGCCAAGGCTGCCAAGCAGCTGGTCACCATCACCACCCGAGAGAAGAAGCAGTGA
- the GIT1 gene encoding ARF GTPase-activating protein GIT1 isoform X2, with translation MSRKGPRAEVCADCSAPDPGWASISRGVLVCDECCSVHRSLGRHISIVKHLRHSAWPPTLLQMVHTLASNGANSIWEHSLLDPAQVQSGRRKANPQDKVHPIKSEFIRAKYQMLAFVHKLPCRDDDGVTAKDLSKQLHSSVRTGNLETCLRLLSLGAQANFFHPEKGTTPLHVAAKAGQTLQAELLVVYGADPGSPDVNGRTPIDYARQAGHHELAERLVECQYELTDRLAFYLCGRKPDHKNGHYIIPQMADSLDLSELAKAAKKKLQALSNRLFEELAMDVYDEVDRRENDAVWLATQNHSTLVTERSAVPFLPVNPEYSATRNQGRQKLARFNAREFATLIIDILSEAKRRQQGKSLSSPTDNLELSLRSQSDLDDQHDYDSVASDEDTDQEPLRSTGATRSNRARSMDSSDLSDGAVTLQEYLELKKALATSEAKVQQLMKVNSSLSDELRRLQREIHKLQAENLQLRQPPGPVPTPPLPSERAEHTPMAPGGSTHRRDRQAFSMYEPGSALKPFGGPPGDELTTRLQPFHSTELEDDAIYSVHVPAGLYRIRKGVSASAVPFTPSSPLLSCSQEGSRHTSKLSRHGSGADSDYENTQSGDPLLGLEGKRFLELGKEEDFHPELESLDGDLDPGLPSTEDVILKTEQVTKNIQELLRAAQEFKHDSFVPCSEKIHLAVTEMASLFPKPHSCPLQRPALEPVRSSLRLLNASAYRLQSECRKTVPPEPGAPVDFQLLTQQVIQCAYDIAKAAKQLVTITTREKKQ, from the exons ACACGCTTGCCAGCAACGGGGCCAACTCCATCTGGGAGCACTCCCTGCTGGACCCCGCACAAGTGCAGAGCGGCCGGCGTAAAGCCAACCCCCAAGACAAAGTCCA CCCCATCAAGTCAGAGTTCATCAGGGCCAAGTACCAGATGCTGGCATTTGTGCACAAGCTTCCCTGCCGGGACGATGATGGAGTCACCGCCAAAGACCTCAGCAAG CAACTACACTCGAGCGTGCGGACAGGCAACCTGGAGACATGTCTGCGCCTGCTCTCCCTGGGTGCCCAGGCCAACTTCTTCCACCCAGAGAAGGGCACCACACCTCTGCACGTGGCTGCCAAGGCAGGACAGACACTGCAGGCCGAGCTGCTTGTAGTGTATGGGGCTGACCCTGGCTCCCCTGATGTTAATGGCCGCACACCCATTGACTATGCCAG GCAGGCGGGGCACCATGAGCTGGCGGAAAGGCTGGTTGAGTGCCAATATGAGCTCACTGACCGGCTGGCCTTCTACCTCTGTGGACGCAAGCCGG atCACAAGAATGGGCATTACATCATCCCACAGATGGCTGACAG CCTTGACTTATCCGAATTGGCCAAAGCTGCTAAGAAGAAGCTGCAGGCG CTCAGCAACCGGCTTTTTGAGGAACTCGCCATGGACGTGTATGACGAGGTGGATCGAAGAGAAAATGATGCAG TGTGGCTGGCTACCCAAAACCACAGCACTCTGGTGACAGAGCGCAGTGCCGTGCCCTTCCTGCCTGTTAACCCGGAATACTCAGCCACGCGGAATCAG GGGCGACAAAAGCTGGCCCGCTTTAATGCCCGAGAGTTTGCCACCTTGATCATCGACATTCTCAGTGAGGCCAAGCGGAGACAGCAGGGCAAGAGCCTGAGCAGCCCCACAG ACAACCTCGAGCTGTCTCTGCGGAGCCAGAGTGACCTCGACGACCAACACGACTACGACAGCGTGGCCTCTGACGAGGACACAGACCAGGAGCCCCTGCGCAGCACCGGCGCCACTCGGAGCAACCGGGCCCGG AGCATGGACTCCTCGGACTTGTCTGACGGGGCTGTGACGCTGCAGGAGTACCTGGAGCTGAAGAAGGCCCTGGCTACATCGGAGGCaaaggtgcagcagctcatgaaGGTCAACAGTAGCCTGAGCGACGAGCTCCGGAGGCTGCAGCGAGAG ATCCACAAGCTGCAGGCGGAGAACCTGCAGCTCCGGCAGCCTCCAGGGCCGGTGCCCACACCTCCACTCCCCAGTGAACGGGCGGAACACACACCCATGGCGCCAGGCGGGAGCACACACCGCAGGGATCGCCAGGCCTTTTCCATGTATGAACCTGGCTCTGCCCTGAAGCCCTTTGGGGGCCCCCCTGGGGACGAGCTCACTACGCGGCTGCAGCCTTTCCACAGCACT GAGCTAGAGGACGACGCCATCTATTCAGTGCACGTCCCTGCTGGCCTTTACCGG ATCCGGAAAGGGGTGTCTGCCTCAGCTGTGCCCTTCACTCCCTCCTCCCCGCTGCTGTCCTGCTCCCAGGAGGGAAGCCGCCACACG AGCAAGCTTTCCCGCCACGGCAGTGGAGCCGACAGTGACTATGAGAACACGCAAAGTGGGGACCCACTGCTGGG GCTGGAAGGGAAGAGGTTTCTAGAGCTGGGCAAAGAGGAAGACTTCCACCCAGAGCTGGAAAGCCTGGATGGAGACCTAGATCCTGGGCTTCCCAGCACAGAGGATGTCATCTTGAAGACAGAGCAGGTCACCAAGAACATTCAGGAACTGTTGCgggcagcccaggagttcaagcatGACAG CTTCGTGCCCTGCTCAGAGAAGATCCATTTGGCTGTGACCGAGATGGCCTCCCTCTTCCCAAAG CCTCACTCCTGCCCCCTCCAGAGGCCAGCCCTGGAGCCAGTGCGGAGCTCACTGCGGCTGCTCAACGCCAGCGCCTACCGGCTGCAGAGTGAGTGCCGGAAGACAGTGCCCCCAGAGCCCGGCGCCCCAGTGGACTTCCAGCTGCTGACTCAGCAGGTGATCCAGTGCGCCTATGACATCGCCAAGGCTGCCAAGCAGCTGGTCACCATCACCACCCGAGAGAAGAAGCAGTGA
- the GIT1 gene encoding ARF GTPase-activating protein GIT1 isoform 1 (isoform 1 is encoded by transcript variant 1) produces MSRKGPRAEVCADCSAPDPGWASISRGVLVCDECCSVHRSLGRHISIVKHLRHSAWPPTLLQMVHTLASNGANSIWEHSLLDPAQVQSGRRKANPQDKVHPIKSEFIRAKYQMLAFVHKLPCRDDDGVTAKDLSKQLHSSVRTGNLETCLRLLSLGAQANFFHPEKGTTPLHVAAKAGQTLQAELLVVYGADPGSPDVNGRTPIDYARQAGHHELAERLVECQYELTDRLAFYLCGRKPDHKNGHYIIPQMADRSRQKCMSQSLDLSELAKAAKKKLQALSNRLFEELAMDVYDEVDRRENDAVWLATQNHSTLVTERSAVPFLPVNPEYSATRNQGRQKLARFNAREFATLIIDILSEAKRRQQGKSLSSPTDNLELSLRSQSDLDDQHDYDSVASDEDTDQEPLRSTGATRSNRARSMDSSDLSDGAVTLQEYLELKKALATSEAKVQQLMKVNSSLSDELRRLQREIHKLQAENLQLRQPPGPVPTPPLPSERAEHTPMAPGGSTHRRDRQAFSMYEPGSALKPFGGPPGDELTTRLQPFHSTELEDDAIYSVHVPAGLYRIRKGVSASAVPFTPSSPLLSCSQEGSRHTSKLSRHGSGADSDYENTQSGDPLLGLEGKRFLELGKEEDFHPELESLDGDLDPGLPSTEDVILKTEQVTKNIQELLRAAQEFKHDSFVPCSEKIHLAVTEMASLFPKRPALEPVRSSLRLLNASAYRLQSECRKTVPPEPGAPVDFQLLTQQVIQCAYDIAKAAKQLVTITTREKKQ; encoded by the exons ACACGCTTGCCAGCAACGGGGCCAACTCCATCTGGGAGCACTCCCTGCTGGACCCCGCACAAGTGCAGAGCGGCCGGCGTAAAGCCAACCCCCAAGACAAAGTCCA CCCCATCAAGTCAGAGTTCATCAGGGCCAAGTACCAGATGCTGGCATTTGTGCACAAGCTTCCCTGCCGGGACGATGATGGAGTCACCGCCAAAGACCTCAGCAAG CAACTACACTCGAGCGTGCGGACAGGCAACCTGGAGACATGTCTGCGCCTGCTCTCCCTGGGTGCCCAGGCCAACTTCTTCCACCCAGAGAAGGGCACCACACCTCTGCACGTGGCTGCCAAGGCAGGACAGACACTGCAGGCCGAGCTGCTTGTAGTGTATGGGGCTGACCCTGGCTCCCCTGATGTTAATGGCCGCACACCCATTGACTATGCCAG GCAGGCGGGGCACCATGAGCTGGCGGAAAGGCTGGTTGAGTGCCAATATGAGCTCACTGACCGGCTGGCCTTCTACCTCTGTGGACGCAAGCCGG atCACAAGAATGGGCATTACATCATCCCACAGATGGCTGACAG ATCTCGGCAAAAGTGCATGTCTCAGAG CCTTGACTTATCCGAATTGGCCAAAGCTGCTAAGAAGAAGCTGCAGGCG CTCAGCAACCGGCTTTTTGAGGAACTCGCCATGGACGTGTATGACGAGGTGGATCGAAGAGAAAATGATGCAG TGTGGCTGGCTACCCAAAACCACAGCACTCTGGTGACAGAGCGCAGTGCCGTGCCCTTCCTGCCTGTTAACCCGGAATACTCAGCCACGCGGAATCAG GGGCGACAAAAGCTGGCCCGCTTTAATGCCCGAGAGTTTGCCACCTTGATCATCGACATTCTCAGTGAGGCCAAGCGGAGACAGCAGGGCAAGAGCCTGAGCAGCCCCACAG ACAACCTCGAGCTGTCTCTGCGGAGCCAGAGTGACCTCGACGACCAACACGACTACGACAGCGTGGCCTCTGACGAGGACACAGACCAGGAGCCCCTGCGCAGCACCGGCGCCACTCGGAGCAACCGGGCCCGG AGCATGGACTCCTCGGACTTGTCTGACGGGGCTGTGACGCTGCAGGAGTACCTGGAGCTGAAGAAGGCCCTGGCTACATCGGAGGCaaaggtgcagcagctcatgaaGGTCAACAGTAGCCTGAGCGACGAGCTCCGGAGGCTGCAGCGAGAG ATCCACAAGCTGCAGGCGGAGAACCTGCAGCTCCGGCAGCCTCCAGGGCCGGTGCCCACACCTCCACTCCCCAGTGAACGGGCGGAACACACACCCATGGCGCCAGGCGGGAGCACACACCGCAGGGATCGCCAGGCCTTTTCCATGTATGAACCTGGCTCTGCCCTGAAGCCCTTTGGGGGCCCCCCTGGGGACGAGCTCACTACGCGGCTGCAGCCTTTCCACAGCACT GAGCTAGAGGACGACGCCATCTATTCAGTGCACGTCCCTGCTGGCCTTTACCGG ATCCGGAAAGGGGTGTCTGCCTCAGCTGTGCCCTTCACTCCCTCCTCCCCGCTGCTGTCCTGCTCCCAGGAGGGAAGCCGCCACACG AGCAAGCTTTCCCGCCACGGCAGTGGAGCCGACAGTGACTATGAGAACACGCAAAGTGGGGACCCACTGCTGGG GCTGGAAGGGAAGAGGTTTCTAGAGCTGGGCAAAGAGGAAGACTTCCACCCAGAGCTGGAAAGCCTGGATGGAGACCTAGATCCTGGGCTTCCCAGCACAGAGGATGTCATCTTGAAGACAGAGCAGGTCACCAAGAACATTCAGGAACTGTTGCgggcagcccaggagttcaagcatGACAG CTTCGTGCCCTGCTCAGAGAAGATCCATTTGGCTGTGACCGAGATGGCCTCCCTCTTCCCAAAG AGGCCAGCCCTGGAGCCAGTGCGGAGCTCACTGCGGCTGCTCAACGCCAGCGCCTACCGGCTGCAGAGTGAGTGCCGGAAGACAGTGCCCCCAGAGCCCGGCGCCCCAGTGGACTTCCAGCTGCTGACTCAGCAGGTGATCCAGTGCGCCTATGACATCGCCAAGGCTGCCAAGCAGCTGGTCACCATCACCACCCGAGAGAAGAAGCAGTGA